The Polaribacter tangerinus genome has a segment encoding these proteins:
- a CDS encoding DEAD/DEAH box helicase, which produces MTFKDLGLSAALVKAVEEKGYTKPSPIQEKAIPFILEGKDILASAQTGTGKTAGFTLPVLHYLADTKHPKYRPLRALVLTPTRELAAQVYDNIREYSKYVNIKSAVVFGGVKAKPQIATLKNGVDILVATPGRLLDLHDQKAVSFKRIDVLILDEADRMLDMGFVRDINKIISFMPEKRQNLLFSATFSNDIKKLASGILKNPVSVETAPQNSTAKKVTHQVYKVDKKKKTEFTIKLIKDNNWTQVLVFTRTKHGANKLTEKLIKAGVSAAAIHGNKSQGARTKALKSFKDNSIKILVATDIAARGLDIPLLPHVINYELPNIPEDYVHRIGRTGRAGAAGEAISLVCSEEVEYQSEIEKLLNEKLNSSIIAGFEPTDTAPPKRAATQSKGSFGKKKKPGSSKVSNGSKPKNKPHFKANKTSGSNSGRGRTSAPKKKRF; this is translated from the coding sequence ATGACATTTAAAGATTTAGGTTTATCTGCAGCGTTGGTTAAAGCAGTAGAAGAAAAAGGATATACCAAACCATCACCCATACAAGAAAAAGCAATACCGTTTATTTTAGAAGGCAAAGATATTTTAGCTTCTGCTCAAACAGGAACTGGTAAAACAGCTGGGTTTACATTACCAGTTTTACATTATTTAGCCGATACTAAGCACCCTAAATACCGACCTTTAAGAGCTCTGGTATTAACACCTACAAGAGAGTTAGCAGCACAGGTATATGATAATATTAGAGAATACAGTAAGTATGTAAATATTAAGTCGGCCGTAGTTTTTGGAGGTGTTAAGGCAAAACCACAAATAGCAACTTTAAAAAATGGAGTAGATATTTTAGTCGCTACACCAGGCAGATTATTAGATTTACACGATCAGAAAGCAGTTTCTTTTAAACGAATAGACGTACTTATTTTAGATGAGGCAGACAGAATGTTAGATATGGGTTTTGTAAGAGACATTAATAAGATTATTAGTTTTATGCCAGAAAAACGTCAGAACTTATTATTTTCCGCTACCTTTTCTAATGATATTAAAAAGTTGGCTTCGGGTATTTTAAAAAATCCAGTTTCTGTGGAAACTGCCCCTCAAAATTCAACCGCAAAAAAAGTAACCCATCAAGTATATAAAGTTGATAAAAAGAAAAAAACTGAGTTTACTATTAAATTGATAAAAGATAATAATTGGACTCAAGTTTTAGTTTTTACAAGAACTAAACATGGTGCCAATAAGCTAACAGAAAAATTGATAAAGGCGGGTGTTTCTGCAGCTGCAATTCATGGAAATAAGAGTCAAGGAGCTAGAACAAAGGCGTTAAAAAGTTTTAAAGATAACTCGATAAAAATTTTGGTAGCTACAGACATTGCTGCTCGTGGATTAGATATTCCTTTACTACCACACGTAATTAATTACGAATTACCAAATATTCCGGAAGATTATGTTCACAGAATAGGTAGAACAGGTAGGGCAGGTGCTGCCGGAGAAGCAATTTCTTTGGTTTGTAGCGAGGAGGTAGAGTATCAAAGTGAAATTGAAAAATTACTAAACGAAAAGTTAAACTCTAGTATTATTGCTGGTTTTGAACCAACAGATACTGCGCCTCCAAAAAGAGCTGCAACTCAGAGTAAAGGTTCTTTTGGTAAGAAAAAGAAACCCGGTAGTTCTAAAGTTAGTAATGGTAGTAAGCCTAAAAATAAGCCTCACTTTAAAGCAAACAAAACGTCTGGTTCAAACTCAGGAAGAGGAAGAACTAGTGCTCCCAAAAAGAAACGCTTTTAG
- a CDS encoding aminopeptidase P family protein — protein sequence MKYHPIASELFIKNRKNFASKMKPNSLAIFNSNDIYPISADSTMPFEQHRDIFYLSGVDQEESVLMLYPDCPNKNLREVLFVRETNDHIAVWEGEKLTKEAAFKTSGVKTVYWLQDLEKVLAEMAAYADTFYINTNEHYRANVSTETREDRFTKWLLAKYPAHSVAKSNPILQRLRAVKDSIEIALMQQACEITEKGFRRILNFIKPGVWEYEIEAELLHEFVRNRSKGFAYTPIIASGNNANVLHYVENNQQCKAGDLILFDIAAEYANYKSDLSRTVPVSGRFTKRQKEVYNAVNYVKKEATKLLLPGTLWKEYHIEVGHLMTAELLKLGLLDKADVQNEDKNWPAYKKYFMHGTSHHIGLDTHDYGLLHEPMQANNVFTVEPGIYIPEEGFGIRLEDDVVVQEKGEPINLMANIPIEADEIEEIMNGNS from the coding sequence ATGAAATATCACCCTATAGCATCAGAATTATTTATAAAAAACCGTAAAAATTTTGCCTCTAAAATGAAGCCTAATAGTTTGGCTATTTTTAATTCTAATGATATTTATCCTATTAGTGCAGACAGTACAATGCCTTTTGAACAACATAGAGATATTTTTTATTTATCTGGTGTAGACCAAGAGGAAAGTGTATTAATGCTATATCCAGATTGTCCGAATAAAAATTTAAGAGAAGTATTGTTTGTTAGAGAGACAAACGATCATATTGCTGTTTGGGAAGGAGAAAAGCTAACTAAAGAGGCTGCTTTTAAAACTTCAGGAGTTAAAACTGTTTATTGGTTGCAAGATTTAGAAAAGGTACTTGCCGAAATGGCTGCTTATGCAGATACATTTTATATAAATACCAATGAACATTATAGAGCAAATGTAAGTACAGAAACACGTGAAGATCGTTTTACAAAATGGCTGTTGGCAAAATATCCAGCACATAGTGTTGCAAAAAGCAACCCAATTTTGCAGAGATTGCGAGCGGTAAAAGACAGTATAGAAATAGCTCTTATGCAGCAAGCATGTGAAATTACAGAAAAAGGATTTCGAAGAATTTTAAACTTTATTAAGCCTGGCGTTTGGGAGTATGAAATTGAGGCAGAACTTTTGCACGAGTTTGTAAGAAATAGGTCGAAAGGGTTTGCATATACACCAATTATTGCATCAGGTAATAATGCCAATGTGTTACATTATGTAGAAAATAATCAACAATGCAAAGCTGGCGATTTAATTTTATTTGATATTGCGGCAGAATATGCCAATTATAAAAGTGATTTATCTAGAACAGTTCCTGTTTCCGGACGATTTACCAAACGCCAGAAAGAAGTATATAATGCCGTAAATTATGTAAAAAAGGAGGCAACAAAATTATTGCTTCCTGGTACTTTATGGAAAGAATACCATATAGAGGTAGGGCATTTGATGACTGCAGAGTTGTTAAAATTGGGTTTACTAGACAAAGCAGATGTACAAAATGAAGATAAAAATTGGCCAGCATACAAAAAGTATTTTATGCATGGAACGAGTCATCATATTGGTTTAGACACTCATGATTATGGCCTTTTGCATGAACCTATGCAAGCCAACAATGTGTTTACTGTAGAGCCAGGTATTTATATTCCTGAAGAGGGTTTTGGTATTCGTTTAGAAGATGATGTTGTGGTTCAGGAAAAAGGGGAACCTATTAATTTAATGGCAAACATCCCTATAGAAGCTGATGAAATTGAAGAAATTATGAATGGAAATTCATAA
- a CDS encoding alpha/beta fold hydrolase, protein MLNYYSYPNINSKEWVTFVHGAGGSSTIWYKQVRDFKKHFNVLILDLRGHGNSKPSLKDTFKAKYTFNSITADIVEVIEHLKISKSHFVGISLGTILIRNLAEKRPELVQSMIMGGAIIKMNFRSQVLMKVGNIFKSVVPYMLLYKLFAFIIMPNKNHKNSRLLFVNEAKKLYQKEFIRWFKLTSEINPLLRFFRAKDIKIPTLYVMGEEDHLFLPSIKNIVLKHTTSSLFVVANCGHVVNVEQPETFNKKTINFITSLK, encoded by the coding sequence GTGTTAAACTACTATTCATATCCTAATATTAACTCGAAAGAGTGGGTAACTTTTGTACATGGTGCAGGAGGAAGTAGTACTATTTGGTACAAACAAGTTCGCGATTTTAAGAAACACTTTAATGTCTTAATTTTAGATTTAAGAGGTCATGGAAATAGCAAACCCTCTTTAAAAGATACCTTTAAAGCCAAATATACTTTTAACTCTATAACAGCAGATATTGTTGAAGTTATTGAACATTTAAAAATATCAAAATCTCATTTTGTGGGCATTTCTTTGGGTACTATTCTAATTCGGAATTTAGCTGAAAAAAGACCAGAATTAGTGCAAAGCATGATTATGGGTGGCGCTATTATTAAAATGAATTTTAGATCTCAAGTGTTAATGAAAGTGGGTAACATTTTTAAATCTGTAGTGCCTTACATGTTACTTTATAAATTATTTGCATTTATAATAATGCCAAATAAAAATCATAAAAACTCGCGTTTGCTTTTTGTAAACGAAGCAAAAAAACTATACCAAAAAGAGTTTATTAGATGGTTTAAATTAACTTCGGAAATAAATCCTCTTTTACGCTTTTTTAGGGCAAAAGATATCAAAATTCCTACTTTATATGTTATGGGAGAAGAAGATCACCTCTTTTTACCTTCTATAAAAAATATCGTTTTAAAACATACTACCTCATCACTTTTTGTCGTGGCCAATTGCGGTCATGTAGTAAATGTAGAGCAACCTGAAACTTTTAACAAAAAAACCATAAATTTTATAACCTCTTTAAAATAA
- a CDS encoding MbnP family protein codes for MKINIYISLLMVFVSFSCTNTEDDILYGKGNLSLEFDNSYGDSDLILNTTSYLANETEKIKISKVTYIISNIRLEKADGTIFTYPKNDSYFIVDEFVNSSQFISLSNIPEGDYTKITFGIGVDQEKYLEGATGQGNFLTLAQDAEMMWSWQAGYKFLVFEGEYTSINSPTPSAFAFHMGSHGKVLDNYREVTLSLPNSARIRTDKIPEIHVVSNVFYILSGSTKFLLDEGSQIHVDALKSPKIANNTSEMFYIDHVHN; via the coding sequence TTGAAAATCAATATATACATATCTTTATTAATGGTATTTGTTAGTTTTTCCTGTACTAACACAGAAGATGATATTCTTTATGGAAAGGGAAATTTATCGCTTGAATTTGATAATTCTTACGGCGATTCTGACTTAATTTTAAATACCACTTCATACCTCGCAAACGAAACTGAAAAAATAAAAATTTCTAAAGTAACCTATATAATCAGTAATATAAGGTTAGAAAAAGCAGATGGAACTATTTTCACCTACCCAAAAAATGATTCATATTTTATAGTAGATGAATTTGTGAATAGTTCTCAGTTTATTTCTCTTTCTAATATTCCTGAAGGAGATTACACAAAGATTACTTTTGGAATTGGTGTAGATCAGGAAAAATATTTAGAAGGAGCAACGGGTCAGGGTAATTTTTTAACCCTTGCTCAAGATGCAGAAATGATGTGGAGTTGGCAGGCAGGGTACAAGTTTTTAGTTTTTGAAGGAGAATATACTTCTATAAATTCTCCCACTCCAAGTGCTTTTGCATTTCATATGGGAAGTCATGGAAAAGTATTGGACAATTATAGAGAGGTAACATTGTCGTTACCAAATTCTGCAAGAATTAGAACAGATAAAATACCAGAAATCCATGTAGTTTCTAATGTGTTTTACATATTGTCTGGAAGCACCAAATTTTTGTTAGATGAAGGGTCACAAATTCATGTAGATGCATTAAAATCTCCAAAAATTGCCAATAATACAAGCGAAATGTTTTACATAGATCACGTACATAATTAG
- a CDS encoding cytochrome-c peroxidase has translation MKIMQKITVFIFILFFGCENHEEEYVKITTKVALNQPSNFPKLRYNLIQNPLTEEGIALGKKLFYEGRLSKNSVVSCGFCHEQASAFTHHGHTISHGVNNLLGFRNAQPIQNLAYFEEFNWDGSAIHLDLQPIIPITSEFEMGETIPSVLDKLSLDTDYKQLFEDAFGDDEINSERMLKALSQFMVTMISSNSKYDKIVRNEGNIYFTDEEKEGFKLFKNKCASCHSGELFTDKSYRNNGLPFNSKFPDEEGRARVTGFLDDFYKFRVPSLRNVAVTFPYMHDGRFKTLNAVLNFYSEGMLDNGGKIDTLLLKRDGSFGINLTPSEKKYLIKFLNTLTDNTFLNDKRFSEF, from the coding sequence ATGAAAATAATGCAAAAAATAACTGTTTTCATTTTTATTCTCTTTTTTGGTTGTGAAAATCATGAGGAAGAATATGTAAAAATCACTACTAAAGTTGCGTTAAACCAGCCCTCAAATTTTCCTAAATTACGCTATAACCTTATTCAAAACCCTTTAACTGAAGAAGGAATAGCTTTAGGAAAAAAACTTTTTTATGAGGGCCGATTGTCTAAAAATTCTGTTGTTTCATGTGGTTTTTGCCACGAACAAGCTTCGGCATTTACTCATCATGGTCATACTATTAGCCATGGTGTTAATAATTTATTAGGTTTTAGAAATGCACAACCAATTCAGAACTTGGCATATTTTGAGGAGTTTAATTGGGATGGTTCTGCAATACATTTAGATTTGCAACCTATTATACCTATTACAAGTGAGTTTGAAATGGGTGAAACAATACCATCTGTTTTAGATAAATTAAGTTTAGATACCGATTACAAGCAATTATTTGAGGATGCTTTTGGTGATGATGAAATTAATTCTGAAAGAATGTTAAAAGCACTTTCTCAATTTATGGTAACCATGATTTCTTCTAATTCTAAATACGATAAAATAGTAAGAAATGAAGGTAATATTTATTTTACAGATGAAGAAAAGGAGGGTTTTAAATTATTTAAAAACAAATGTGCGTCATGCCACTCGGGAGAATTATTTACAGATAAATCATATAGAAATAATGGTTTGCCTTTTAATTCTAAGTTTCCTGATGAAGAAGGACGAGCACGTGTTACAGGTTTCTTAGATGATTTTTATAAGTTTAGAGTACCAAGTTTACGAAATGTTGCTGTAACTTTTCCGTACATGCATGATGGTAGGTTTAAAACTTTAAACGCTGTATTAAATTTTTATTCAGAAGGAATGTTAGATAATGGTGGTAAAATTGATACACTTTTATTAAAAAGAGATGGAAGTTTCGGAATTAACTTAACTCCTTCAGAAAAAAAATACCTCATCAAATTTCTTAATACATTAACAGATAATACTTTTTTAAATGATAAACGTTTTTCAGAATTTTAA
- a CDS encoding transporter, protein MTISFDGFSKKLIDYKSDNILNNIEYYFCDICGSSANGASFGIGTISSASFIGVRYMYQSYTSKDGIFVNSPSTKEHFSAYQLWGKIPVNSSIYISAVMPYQDLERRFSNKTEAVSGFGDAIIMGWYQLKLFKQSSENNTNLIPVKETSNHSLEFGFGVKLPTGKFEQVLANRVNPGFQVGTGSLDVVLALSHGFNKNNFGLSTSLTYYLKGENKNEYRFGNQFSYRTNLFYTIAKDNFSFLPFIGFSGDVYNPISQYKETIKNTSGDVFNGILGAETIFNKAIVGVNYTLPIHHNLFNGNVTPNSSLSVYLNFSLE, encoded by the coding sequence TTGACCATTTCATTTGATGGGTTTTCAAAAAAATTAATAGATTATAAATCAGATAATATACTAAATAATATCGAGTATTATTTTTGCGATATATGTGGTTCTTCAGCAAACGGAGCAAGTTTTGGTATAGGAACAATTAGCAGTGCAAGTTTTATAGGAGTCAGATATATGTATCAATCTTACACTTCTAAAGATGGTATTTTTGTAAATTCGCCATCAACAAAAGAGCATTTTAGTGCTTATCAACTTTGGGGTAAAATACCAGTTAACAGTTCAATTTATATAAGTGCAGTAATGCCTTATCAAGATTTAGAAAGGAGATTTTCTAATAAAACGGAGGCAGTTAGTGGTTTTGGAGATGCTATAATTATGGGTTGGTATCAATTAAAATTATTTAAGCAATCTTCAGAGAACAACACTAATTTAATACCTGTGAAAGAAACATCAAATCACTCATTAGAATTTGGTTTTGGGGTGAAATTGCCTACAGGTAAATTTGAACAAGTACTAGCAAATCGTGTAAACCCAGGTTTTCAGGTAGGTACAGGAAGTTTAGATGTTGTTCTTGCACTTTCACATGGCTTTAATAAAAATAATTTTGGGCTTAGCACCTCTTTAACTTATTATCTAAAAGGTGAAAATAAGAATGAATACCGTTTTGGAAATCAGTTTAGCTACCGTACAAATTTATTTTATACAATAGCAAAAGATAATTTTAGTTTCTTACCATTTATAGGTTTTTCTGGAGATGTTTATAATCCTATTTCTCAATATAAAGAAACTATAAAAAATACAAGCGGTGATGTATTTAACGGAATATTAGGAGCAGAAACTATCTTTAATAAAGCAATTGTTGGTGTTAATTACACGTTGCCAATTCATCACAATTTATTTAACGGAAATGTTACTCCAAATAGTTCTTTAAGTGTTTATTTAAATTTTTCTCTAGAATAG
- a CDS encoding SCO family protein, whose protein sequence is MEIKFFKKSIPTLLFLIAFSAVSIPVFYHLLKVDKTLKIYNPIDFNPQLVDFSIKHITKNHTIADFELVNQNGEIVTNNNFKDKIYIADFFFTRCQTICIAMAYNMSELQNFYKNDTDIMFLSHSVTPVIDSVSVLKEYAKKKGVIDGKWHVVTGPKKHIYELARKSYFAVLDDGDGGENDFIHTENFVLIDKERRIRGSYDGTDKEEMERLKTDILLLKEEYVRE, encoded by the coding sequence ATGGAAATTAAATTTTTTAAAAAATCAATTCCTACTTTACTTTTTTTAATTGCTTTTTCTGCAGTTTCGATTCCAGTTTTTTATCATCTATTAAAAGTTGATAAAACATTAAAAATTTATAACCCTATAGACTTTAATCCGCAATTGGTGGACTTTTCAATTAAACACATTACTAAAAATCATACAATTGCAGATTTTGAGTTAGTAAATCAGAACGGAGAAATAGTTACTAACAATAATTTTAAAGACAAAATTTACATAGCAGATTTCTTTTTTACAAGGTGTCAAACTATATGCATTGCAATGGCATATAATATGAGCGAGCTACAAAATTTTTACAAAAACGATACTGATATTATGTTTTTATCTCATTCGGTTACACCAGTTATAGATAGCGTTTCTGTATTAAAAGAATATGCAAAAAAGAAAGGGGTTATTGATGGTAAATGGCATGTAGTAACAGGTCCTAAAAAACATATTTACGAACTAGCAAGAAAAAGTTATTTTGCTGTTCTAGATGATGGCGACGGTGGAGAGAACGACTTTATTCATACAGAAAATTTTGTTTTAATAGATAAAGAAAGACGCATAAGAGGTTCTTATGACGGCACAGATAAAGAAGAAATGGAAAGGTTAAAAACAGATATTTTGCTTTTAAAGGAAGAATACGTTAGAGAATAA
- a CDS encoding deoxyguanosinetriphosphate triphosphohydrolase, with protein sequence MNWEQLLSLKRFGDTKKRERIAQDETRLGFDVDFDRIIFSKAFRSLQDKTQVIPLSETDFVHTRLTHSLEVSVVGRTLGRKVGKVLLERHTNLAALGYTFNDFGAIVAAASLMHDIGNPPFGHSGEKAIGEYFKTGKGIQFKKELLSKEYQDLIDFEGNANGFKILTESREGIAGGLRLSYATLGAFLKYPKESLPKKPTLHVVDKKYGFFQSEKQAFLEVVNELGMLPKSIENNSYYRHPLAYLVEAADDICYTIIDFEDGINLGLIEEEFALEFLIKLVKDTIDIKKYHSLEHKTDRVSYLRALAIGVLINEAVTLFLDNETAILNGTFNKPLLDKCRFEAQIKDIINISIKNIYKSKEVIEKEVSGYRIIADLLDVFVTALNNQHQGKASNFDTLVLHLLPEEYQVETENLYDRIMQICSYVSRMSDSYAIRIHKKISGNII encoded by the coding sequence ATGAATTGGGAACAATTACTTTCTTTAAAGCGTTTTGGTGATACAAAAAAAAGAGAAAGAATAGCACAAGATGAAACTCGTTTGGGTTTCGACGTAGATTTTGATAGAATTATTTTTTCAAAGGCATTTAGAAGTCTTCAAGATAAAACTCAAGTAATACCTTTGTCTGAAACCGATTTTGTTCATACAAGATTAACACATAGTTTAGAGGTTTCTGTAGTGGGTAGAACCCTTGGTAGAAAGGTAGGAAAGGTATTGTTAGAAAGGCATACTAATTTAGCAGCATTAGGGTATACTTTTAACGATTTTGGAGCTATTGTTGCTGCGGCTTCATTAATGCATGATATAGGAAATCCTCCTTTTGGCCACTCTGGCGAGAAAGCTATTGGCGAATATTTTAAAACAGGAAAAGGGATACAGTTTAAAAAAGAATTGTTATCAAAAGAATATCAAGATTTAATAGACTTTGAAGGGAATGCTAACGGATTTAAAATTTTAACAGAATCTAGAGAGGGTATTGCAGGAGGTTTAAGACTAAGTTATGCAACATTGGGCGCATTTTTAAAGTACCCTAAAGAAAGTTTGCCAAAGAAGCCTACATTACATGTTGTAGATAAAAAATATGGTTTTTTTCAATCCGAAAAACAAGCTTTTTTAGAGGTGGTAAACGAGTTAGGAATGTTACCAAAATCTATCGAAAATAACTCTTATTACAGACATCCATTGGCATATCTTGTTGAAGCTGCAGACGATATTTGTTATACAATTATAGATTTTGAAGACGGCATAAACCTAGGTTTAATAGAAGAAGAATTTGCATTGGAGTTTTTAATTAAATTGGTAAAAGATACTATTGATATTAAAAAATATCATTCTTTAGAACATAAAACAGACCGAGTAAGCTATTTAAGAGCATTGGCAATTGGAGTGCTTATTAATGAAGCGGTAACGCTGTTTTTAGACAATGAAACTGCGATATTAAATGGTACCTTTAACAAACCACTATTAGACAAATGTAGGTTTGAGGCACAGATTAAGGATATTATTAATATAAGTATTAAAAATATATATAAGAGTAAAGAAGTAATTGAAAAAGAAGTTTCTGGTTACAGAATTATTGCCGATTTACTAGATGTATTTGTAACTGCTTTAAACAATCAGCATCAAGGAAAGGCCTCTAACTTCGATACACTTGTACTACATTTATTACCTGAAGAGTATCAAGTAGAAACAGAAAATTTGTATGATAGAATCATGCAAATATGTAGCTATGTCTCTAGAATGTCTGACAGTTATGCCATTCGAATTCACAAAAAAATATCAGGAAATATAATTTAG